The Homalodisca vitripennis isolate AUS2020 chromosome 7, UT_GWSS_2.1, whole genome shotgun sequence DNA segment AAACTATTAAAACCATCTTGAGGGTGCATGTACTCATGAACATTCCAATGGACCTCACTAAGAgcatttaaaaagtgttttgtaatttgttttgaaaacattctGAACAGTAGGGGCTTGATTCACTTTCTCATTTTTACAAGATTTGTTATGCTCCATCATTGCAAGAAATAGAGCCTGATGATCTGATATCCCTAGgtcaaattaagttttttgtagTCGGTTGATAATTGGTTGCTGAGGATGTTATCAATACCTGTGTTCAAAAAAGAAGTTTCTTGTGGGCTCTAGAAAACATTCAACATACCCATGTAAcctaatgaaatttaataacgTGTCCCTGAGGTTAGGCACTCTACTACTTTCAAGTAAATCTATATTTACATCCATTGTTATGTAAATAGTCTTACTTCTAGTTGTTTTGTCTAATGCAACAAAGATTcgagttttttaaaaatatcatggaAAATTTCCTTAACAGCATTAGGAActctataaattgtaataattattgaatttcaatCAGTTAGTTCTATACTTGATCCTTCAACAATTGAATCctaaaaataaatactcaaatcattcctttcaacaaaatttaaattatccctcAACAAAATACAAGTACCAACACCTTGGCCatattttctacaataatatGTTGCTATCCTAAAATTAGGTATACTATTGAGAATAGTAATTTGATTAGGCTGTAACcatgttcatttaaacaaatgACACCAATGTCAGTTTTTTCAAGAAAGATTTCAGACGTCTCTTATTTTGTAAGATTCCTCCTTGTATATTTCAATGCATAAGCCAAGAAAGATTGGTGTTTAAAAGTGCTGATATGGCTGTATGGggattatttcttaatttatttatattattttgaggaTTATTGGGATTCAACACAACATTGGTATTATATTGGAGATAAAACGCAATGATTGACCTAAGGAAGACTTTAATGTAAAACAACTCAGTATTTTGAAgaaccaatatatttttttaattaactgaatatttacaataaaattataggactagaaaatggtaaatattaaagaaatttaaaataaaataaacaatccaaACATTTTGGACAGTGtcactaaatattgtttacaatactggtcaaagttttacataatttaaatagttgGCAATCATTTAGACAGTAGAAAGTTCATTCTATCTATTTGAAACATAAATCTGTGAAAAAACCTGTCCATAAATTGACAAAcggttttttattaacaaaaatgttttttgaaaaaaatttaaaactattgtagcTGGTTGTTTGTATTAGCTCATTAATTACATTGACTTGATTGCTATGCAACttattatagttaatattctAAGTGGGTACTTAACTAATTTACATGATTATGTGACAAATTATTCATGCAGAGAAAATATGAGTTTGGTAAGCAGGAATGTTTCaagtataaagaaacaaaaaactgatttaaaattactcaagcatcttaaaaataaataacaaaactatactagcaatatttttacacttattcTTAATGCTACAGGCACTCATCTAGATACaaacttgttatcaaaatataattttctataaattactattttaaattttaatttacacaatacTTTGCATTGCTTAATATATAAACGTACCAGAGAtcaatttaataactaaaagaatacgtaaactaatatattaaatacacttTTAGTGATTTAtcgataaaatttataaaggccTATTATGTAcatctatttattaatatacatactgtatatattatgTGCAGCATTTGAATGTTGactgatttttttatacacaTGTGTTCAGATATAAAATCATCAACTTCTTTTCCTGGTCTCGTTGAAATAAACTGTTTGATAGGGCATAGAGGGGAAATACTTGATATGACTAAATGTGAAAACTGTCAAGGAAAGGCCTTAGAAAAATACGGAAGAAAGAGTTGGTGCTTGTGGTAGGCAACCCTGCTAACACCATTATTTTATTGATCTATACCCCCCAAGAGAGAATTTCCACATTTAGATTGAATCTCCCTCTGATAAGGTTAAGAATGTAACTATTTGGGATTTACATTCCTCACACAGGCCCTCTATGCCACTATCAGAAACAGCAATACTTATTGACGTAATGTTTAGCTAACTAATCACATGGCTATAGGACTAGGGAGGAATATTTACTTGATCTACATTATATAAAGACTTAAAaaatcagaaatagtaatttattttaaaactatttgatagATTATCTGAAATAGCCTGGaatgttacattaattaagtttaaaacaagtATAGAAAAATGGCTCGTGGCCAAACATTCAGATAGCGATTACTGGTCTGtgatattaatttctttaatttttagctattaatgtatacatttttattgttgttttgtaaacatttggtAGTAATTTAAGATTTGCATTAAACACCCTCACTAGTGTAAACATATTCTGGATATATTGTTATTCGTTGATTTGTAAATGTTTGATTgtgatgtattattttaactcAATATCCTCACTAGTACAAAGATATTATACATATACTCTGTATCACTAATAATAGTAGAATCTCTGGCTGCCTGCAAGGATTGACGGATTCTATCCCTAACGTCCCCTaaccatgtttattttttttagtataaccGTACACAAATAATTCAAACACTGTACTACCACCTTCAGAGTAGTGGCACTATTGGATAGAAATGTCAGCATTATTGAATTCAACCTTGGTCACAATAATTTTAGCACCTTTCTACACAAGCTATCTAAGTGGAAGATTAAGATTTATCTTCATGATAGATGCCAACCAAGCTCTATGTTTCTCAGCGTAGCTAGCTTGTCTATCTTTGTCTGCTCTGCATTTACTGTACAGCACCGTTTCGAACTTCACTAGCCGTTGTAAAAGGCTGTCTTCGATATTTTCCACCTTTTTCGTTTTCTCTAACGAAACCCCATTGTTGTCTTTGTGACAGTTACGTTGACCACCACCGCTCTCCAGATTGTAAACACACTCTCGGAAGACGTGTACAATGAATCTCCGATGGTACCAGATGGCTTCGTGGCCGGGATACACGAGGACCAAGTCTGTATTGAAAAAGAGTTCTGACAAAACTATACCGAGTGGAATTGAGTCCAACTTTTCGCACTTCTTATCTAACGCCTCGTACAAAATTGACTTTGTGCTCTCCGTCAAGTGACTGTCCTGTTTACTCTCTGACGGAGATAGGAACATCTGTAAGGACCAGGCGGAGTTCTGCTCTATGTCCACGGTACATTTGCGCACAGTACTGAACCCGCTGGGAGGCAACTTAACGAACCGGTCCAGCAGATGTTGGCGGTATTGGAAGCCACTGTGGTCAGACACGTGCACTGATACCCACTGGTGAGTCTGCATCCACTCGTCTATGAGGAAGGATATGTAGGAGCCAGAGTCCTGAGGCAGCTGATTGAGGCACCAGATACGATGGTTCCAGGCATAGTAGTTGTTAGAGTAGAGATCCGCAGCCATCTGACACACATGGACTTCAGACGTCACCAATCCTGGATTACTTGGAAATGCTGAAAGAATTCCAGGTTGGATTAAACTACATTAACAacaaacaatgtaatattataactttgtaatagATAGtgtctttatttgtattttcaccaaatctttatctttatatataaatatttcttgtgtttgtgtgtatgtgactgaactcctcctaaacaactggaccgattttgatgaaattttgtttgtgtgttgaaggggattcgagaatggtttagattcacaatttggtcctatttaaatagtctgtttaattaaatttttattaatttataaactgttgttgtagttggagtgttttatattggatctgagagactgcgctacgacacgtaatacaaagcgaattgatacttaacagctgttaatactttcagctgaagttcatcaaagaggcagaaacaattgtttgcatttaaaatttagaaaattgttattgtaaagtgcttgaacagtagtgtaatgcaggttgcataattttaaatttagattgcaccaatgatcaattaactatttaatgcaatgaaaatactattaaatgctattatgaaaacaacctcattgtacaaatccgtgaatgtttgcacataaggtaatcgaatttggttagatcaaaggtaaatgaaaagagccaaaagaagacactatgatcgaaattggttttcgttgatacattttcttgaaggcataCTCCtgaataatactggaaatatcttagacagaaaattaattttaacagactgaatttgattctttataacctaattagtttattgagattcatccatataaattaaatttttctgaataacttatcaacacctagcaaaaaccaaagatagaggcaggaaatatggacATACCTTCATAATCCGCCCAAGAGGCTCATAAAGGAACGACTATAAATTacctcagcaatgtttagaatgtgatagaaagagaatacgtgaatatagtgtact contains these protein-coding regions:
- the LOC124366129 gene encoding protein prenyltransferase alpha subunit repeat-containing protein 1: MDDYAFPAAQRIINDIALAFKRDPQLKEFQTLLVTLNENRSPVHHEDHSLGLESWCVPHVYCYAYNLLMDIRQQKRKREDAEHINQLLLGALLLNPDVTVFWNMRRELTSLDPQFELHFTSVVLTRKPKSGEVFNYRKWLIKKMLDAFPSNPGLVTSEVHVCQMAADLYSNNYYAWNHRIWCLNQLPQDSGSYISFLIDEWMQTHQWVSVHVSDHSGFQYRQHLLDRFVKLPPSGFSTVRKCTVDIEQNSAWSLQMFLSPSESKQDSHLTESTKSILYEALDKKCEKLDSIPLGIVLSELFFNTDLVLVYPGHEAIWYHRRFIVHVFRECVYNLESGGGQRNCHKDNNGVSLEKTKKVENIEDSLLQRLVKFETVLYSKCRADKDRQASYAEKHRAWLASIMKINLNLPLR